CACTAGGACACGGGCGTTGCTTAGACAGTTCATAAGCGCGCATTGTCAAGGAAGAATGTGGCCGGAGGTCTAAAGAGCGGTTGAGTCCCTGCAAAGAAAAGCTTAAAACTCGAATTGGCTACCAACTGGGTCGTGTGGCGccaaagaaaataactttacTGGTGTGGCAAACTAATAAAACTAGAGTGCTACCCCTTCCCTTTATGCACAGAAACCTAGTAGCTCGACTAATCATGATTCGCGCAGTGTAGAATTTACTAAGGGATGAAACATACTTAATTGGAGTTTCTTCATTTCTAGAGCTTGAATTCGAGTGTCCAAGACCCTCGCACTCATCCATGAGTGTTTTAGTATACCTATCAAATTTGATTTGAATAGTTCGTGATCTATACAGATCAAAGTGCAGAAAACCAATGAATGAATTGAAGTTAACATGAAGCAATAATACACCACCACCACTTAAACGAATAATGTAATTCAAACTCTTAAGGGGTCGGTTGGTAGAGTGTATCAGGAAAAATAACACATGCATTAGCattgtgtattactagtaccttgtttggtactcttttccaacctatgtataactaatgcttgcattagttatacactctattgtgtattaaggtgtgtattgctaataccatggatttctaggtattagcaatgcaatggttttaatgcatgcattagattaactaatgacaaaactaccctctaataataataattattataataataataataattattattattattattattattatttttgtaaaagaatgtgggggtatttttgtaaacaaatatttttttaatagtctttataCAAGACTTGCTATTTCCAATATATtaaaccaaacaatgtataagaaataatgcaagcattactaatgcttgcattactaatgcatgcattactaatacatcatattcagcattattcttatacactctaccaaacgactcctAAATGTACTCTGACAACCAACTTTAAAGTTCATGTGAGGACAACAATCTCATTAATCTTTTTTACATCCTCTTTGTCCAATTTGaagcaaataaagtaaaaacTTCAAAGACTAGACAGCGATTTGGTTCTACTGCTAGAACTTGTGGCATGTCTAGATTGAAGAACATCAGCCAACTACCTGAATATATGAGAAAACTAAGCAGCAAGCTGTGCTAGGTATGTCTTGTAAGTTCCGTAGCTGCATCCAAGTGCTTATCAAAGGAATCCAAGCCACAGCTTCAGATTTCCCAAGCTGACATTACAGAAATTTGACCTCAAACAGATGTCATTGCAGCCGGAGCAAAACAGCATTAGAGACAACTGCTGCATAATCATGTGGTACTACAAAAGTATTTAATCCTTTCACAACCACACGAGGTTCCATATGTAGATATCATATACTGATCATGAAAATGTTCACAAGAATTTTCGTTGCCCAAACATTTTATGGCAATCTCTATAAAATGGGTGTAAATGACCGGCAATTGATTTCAGATTACTCTGAGATACAGTAAGGAACTCAACATATGACAATCTTGAATGTCCTTGGTTAATCTCAAGCTTTACTTGCTTCAGCATAAGAGGATACTGCCATATACCCCAATCCATCAAAGCCACCGCCTGACAAAGTTTTCAGCAACTGAAGAATTAAGATAATCTCATCAAAGCACCTCGGCGCCATGCCTATTACTCAATCGGGATATAGAATTTCACAATAAGCAtcagtaatatatatgaattgaaAGTTGAAACCTGTGAAATTTGGATAAGTATCATGTACAGGCTGATGGCTTGATCAGTCTGGCATGTGATaatcaaaagagttttgaggCTATCCTTGTGCTAAATGTTGCTTTAAAAACACAGAAAATGGAACAGAGCAATTATATTTTTCCCTCTCGTCCTCCCTTTATCAACTTTGGCCTAGGCTTCATAGGCTTGAGGAAAGAAGCCTGAAACTTAACCATACTTCTTAAAACCTCTATCAAATTTGACTCTATACTGATTCCATTAGGCTCAAGGATCCGTAAGCAATGCGCTACTGCCTCCATGGTACTCATGCACCCACTAAACGGTTCCTTCCTAAGAATTAAATCAGAATTGAAGATCGTCCCACCGTCATTGCCAATATCATAGTCTAAGTGAACCTGAACAGCAAACTTGGACAGAAAAGATAAGCTTGCTCGCATCATCTCTCGGGCATGCTTCCAAGTTCCATCAAAAGCAATCAAGACATAATTAGTCATCTCTACAGTATTTTTAGAGGACTTCCAATGGTTGATTTCCTGAGATGGTGAAGTATCAGCGCCTGGAAAAGCCACGATCACATTAAAATATTTCCATTAGTTCAACAACCAGATAAAAAAATCTGAGAGAAATAAAGGAAAGGAAGAATATTGTTTCTCTTGGCACGTATCCTGCAGGTTTGGGAGGTGGGGGAATGAGAGTGCCACCCCAAGGATTGGTGTATATTGAAAATGTGAttatttacaaattattttcattAGACGTGATGGAATAATTATGGCATGAGGATCCAGATAAATAGTCAAAAGAAATTTTGTCCAAGGATGATTGAGTTCTAGCCCTAAATAGACAGAGCTTGGCCTTCCAGTATGCCAACCAATAAACAATTAGTCATGTTTAAGCTTAACTAAATGACCACATTCagtatcttttcttttttaagaatttatttTGGTATTATTGTCAAAGGGGAAAGGCACTAAAGTCTACTGAAGCTTTAAGAGAAAAGTGCAGTCTGAGGAATGAGCCTCAGTGAAGAAAAGCACAAGTGAAGAGAACAGTTAAGAACATATACATGTAATGGGAGGAAAACTAACCGTAAATACAAAAAGACGATTACGTACTTGAGTAGCAAATCAAAAGGATAATTTGAATCCAAGTGAAACCTTAAAATCtattgtttattttaatatataattaagataTAAACAACTCCACAAAGCTCACACAAATATCATGGAGGGCCATAGTTCCAAGATCCCAATATTCTCTACTCACATGGAGAGAACAAAAGCTTCTGTCCTCAAGATGATTTTATTTCAGTAACCATCAGTCTCATCTTCCAGGTACCATTAGCTTTGTACATAGAGAAGCCACACACGACAATACCAGATTAAAAGTAATGAATTTTCCATAAGTACGAACCTATGCATTATGGCTTTCCTTTTACCCAATGTTATCAAAGgcgaaaagcgcaaaaaagctctaaggtccgTGGGGGCTTTAAGCGCAAATAAAGTGTGGGCTTTAATGGAAAAaggcgcaaagggagaaaaaatacaatatatatgtttagtccaagactaataaatataaacatgaatgacaaatatatgactaatgaaactgattttttttaattataaagtaaaatatcaattgtttaatGTCAATTCTTCATAAgaggctcattggcaaggaaaagttTGTCTTTGAACTTTGATGACGACACTGAAGCTCACATAAAGCGAGGCGAAGCGCTCAACACGTTTTGAGCCTTGCTTCAGGGCTTAAGAGCGCTTAAAGtgcgcctttgataacactgctTTTACCtacaaaagtaaatattttttcttgttttctctgCTTAGTGGTGAATCATCTTCCAATTGTGGGAGCATTTTCTGTTTTCGTTCTTTCAAATATCAATCTAACCTAGACACCACGGCTACcaagaaaaaatcaaactttttgTCAACACATAGATGTCTGCCCACATAAAAACATTCATGGAATTCAGTTAGATAAAAGTAATCTGCTGCGGGTCAGGCTGTTGAGGGAATCACGAGacagcactaatctcaaataaATTATCAAGAGACAACAACAAAAACTCAAGATACTTATACAATATGAGTTTTTGAAGTCTTTAGCTTAAGTAATAAATTTTGTTCATACTTGCCCTCAAACAATTTATCAATTTAAGCACATATGGGAACTACACAAGATAATTATTCAAACAGTTCATACCAGGAAATAGATAAATAGCTCTGCTGGTGAAATTAGGGTTTCGAAGAGCATCATCATGGAGAGAATCGAGAATGTCGCAAACACCGTAGCGTAATCTCCGTCCAACAATAACATCGCAATTGTCGAGGCACTTGGATAGAACAGGAACCGTAGCAAGCTTGTGGCGCTGCTCGTGAGGGTGGTGAAGAATTACGATTCGAGTAACAATGGTTATCGGCTCCGATGGGATTATGTTGCATAAACAAACTTTTACTGGCCTATCACAGTTCGAGCAGATTTTCCGTCTATCTTGTTGGTGGCCATCGGCATAATCGCCGGCTAGGAAGCAGACGGCGGCACAGTTATCCAATTGGCGATCAGAGTCCATCTGTTCCCACTAACGGTCAGCCCGCTTAACAAATAGGGGTCGTAAAGGGCCGAAGCGggtttcattcttttttatttgtttgaaattttagattttaagaaatcaaataaaacttTGAATATGAAAcatatttttacaaatattattgaatttgtagtttaaaCATAGTTACACATAGAAAGTTGAGATGGGTGTGGGCAGGTATGTGAAAAACTGAACCGATCAAAATCGAATAAAAAACAGTGTTTATTGATCTATTATTATTGGATTATTACtcattttttaatgattttataaaaaaatattgaaagtaaATTCCTAATTGAGAAAGTACTATcctatttgagttttttttttttcttcaataataaatatgttgcTCTCTTGATAGGCCAAAAGTaatacaagtaaaaataaatagaagattaattaaaatttaaataaattaatcaaattattattttttataaagaatttaGAAACTTTTCCAAGTCCTAATCTCTTCCTTTTTCCCAATCCAAACCAAATAAGGATACATAATAAGGAAGCCTTTACCGCCAAAcaaaagttttttgtttttcctaACCAATTCTAACTAGGACTATATAACGTGTATNTTGGGGTCGTAACGGGGCTAATCGGGTTTCattcttttaaatttgtttgaaattttagcttttaagaaatcaaataaaacttTGAATATgaaacatattaaaatattattgaatttgtagtttaaaCATAGTTTTACACATAGAAAGTTGAGATGGGTGTGGGTAAGTATGCGAAGAACTGAACCGATCGAAATCGAATATAAAACAATGTTTATTGATCTATTACTATTGAGTTATTAGGTTAATCATTTTTTAacgattttataaaaaaatattgaaagtaaACTCCTAATTGAGAAAGTACTATcctatttgagtttttttttctcttcaaaataataaatatgttgcTCTATTGATAGGCCAAAAGTaatacaagtaaaaataaatagaaagattaattaagttttaaataaattaatctaattattattttttataaagaatttaGAAACTTTTCCAAGTCCTAATCTCTTCCTTTTTCCCAATCCAAACCAAATAAGGATACATAATAAGGAAGCCTTTACCGCCAAAcaaaagttttttgtttttcctaACCAATTCTAACTAGGACTATAtaacgtgtatatatatatatatatattggtaacCCTTAGCATTACTTTCATCAcctcatattttttaatttcttcaaacATGAATTTGAGTTACTGTTAGTGTTGCACAATGGATTACGAGTTGTACAGAGTTGTAGAGAAATCTCCTTGTGGTAGGTACATTAGATATGATCAGTTGTTGGGTGGAGGCGCTTCCAAAGAAGTCTACATTGGATGGGATCGTGTTCAGCAAGTTGAAATCGCGTGGAACCAAATAGTTTATtatgaagatgatgaaaaatTGTTCGCTGAAGAAGCTACTCTGTTGAAGTCCTTAAACCATGAAAGAATTATTAAGTGTTACCATTATTGGTTTGATTCAGAGTCCAGAATATTTAACATGATCACGGAGTTATTCCCCTCGGGCAGCTTGAAAAAGTATATTCATAATGGTGTTGGTGTTGGTGTTGATTTGGTGAGTATCAAGAATTGGGGAAGACAGATTCTTCAAGGTTTGTGTTTTCTCCATAGCCAGAGCCCTAAGATCATTCATCGAGACATCAAGTGTGACAATGTGTTCGTTGTTAGTGATGGGAAGCAAGTTACACTAGGAGATTTTGGGCTGGCTGTTCGTATTATGGATGGTGATTTTGTGAAAGAAAAAGAGGCTAAAGGTACCCCGGAATTCATGGCTCCAGAGTGCTACGATGGAGAATACAACGAGTTGGTTGATGTATATTCATTCGGGATGTGTCTTCTTGAGATGGTTACTGGTGAATATCCATATATGGAGTGTAGCAATCAGATGCATATATTTAAGAAAGTGTACACTGGTGTACAGCCTGTGTCTCTCGGAAAGGTGAAGGACTACAGAGTGAAAGATATTATTGAGAAGTGTATGCTTCCTATGTCTGTTAGGCCGTCTACAGAAGAGTTGCTGAAAGATCCATTCTTTCTATACAACGGTGGATCATCAACATTCGAGGCTTGTGCTCCTGTTGACAATATTCTTACTAGTCGTGCAATGGATGTTAGGCATTTATATTTGGTGTGATGATCGCAATCACACGTATTTTACTTTAGGATTACGGTGTATAATTGATTGATTTCCACACATTGTCTcttggaattttttttagagaagcCAGGAGCTTTTTCTTTCAAGAATTTGTTGTTGTATGAGAATTTAGTTGTATGTCTATTGAGAAAGTAAATGAAAGCAATTTGCATTTTGATCTGTTCAGtttgttttttcctttattgTGAATGTTGTAATAATTGACATAATGagtattttgttgtttatgagttttttctaaatttttcctTTCTTCAGCTTTAGACAAAAGAAGAGAATATCAAGT
The Solanum stenotomum isolate F172 chromosome 12, ASM1918654v1, whole genome shotgun sequence DNA segment above includes these coding regions:
- the LOC125848727 gene encoding uncharacterized protein LOC125848727, whose protein sequence is MDSDRQLDNCAAVCFLAGDYADGHQQDRRKICSNCDRPVKVCLCNIIPSEPITIVTRIVILHHPHEQRHKLATVPVLSKCLDNCDVIVGRRLRYGVCDILDSLHDDALRNPNFTSRAIYLFPGADTSPSQEINHWKSSKNTVEMTNYVLIAFDGTWKHAREMMRASLSFLSKFAVQVHLDYDIGNDGGTIFNSDLILRKEPFSGCMSTMEAVAHCLRILEPNGISIESNLIEVLRSMVKFQASFLKPMKPRPKLIKGGREGKI
- the LOC125847494 gene encoding serine/threonine-protein kinase WNK8-like, whose translation is MDYELYRVVEKSPCGRYIRYDQLLGGGASKEVYIGWDRVQQVEIAWNQIVYYEDDEKLFAEEATLLKSLNHERIIKCYHYWFDSESRIFNMITELFPSGSLKKYIHNGVGVGVDLVSIKNWGRQILQGLCFLHSQSPKIIHRDIKCDNVFVVSDGKQVTLGDFGLAVRIMDGDFVKEKEAKGTPEFMAPECYDGEYNELVDVYSFGMCLLEMVTGEYPYMECSNQMHIFKKVYTGVQPVSLGKVKDYRVKDIIEKCMLPMSVRPSTEELLKDPFFLYNGGSSTFEACAPVDNILTSRAMDVRHLYLV